The following is a genomic window from Falco cherrug isolate bFalChe1 chromosome 9, bFalChe1.pri, whole genome shotgun sequence.
CAGCCCTGTCCTGGAAGGCTGCTACGCCGTCTGCTCTCTTCTTGGGAGATAGGTGATTCCAGAGTTCtcatattttgtaatttaacTTGGAGGAGGTGCTTCTAAATCAGGCAAGGTACCTGATTGCAGACCTTTTGGTGGCTCTCTAGAAAATATAACAATCCCCATGGCAGCCAGTGCTTTACTACCACTTTACAAGGCTGTTGTGGCATTTTGAGGGAAAGATAGGGAGAAAAGTTTGTGacagttttctgcctttgcttcccCTCCTTGCAatgccctgcctgcctctcacAGTTGTTCTCACTGTGCATCCACCGCAGCTTGGCCGAGGCTGCAGGACTTCATCTGGGCAGGGATGCACGGCCACTCCTTGGGGCACCGGGGGCTCGGTGCCATGGGAAGCTGCCACCTTCCTTGGCCCCAGCGTAGCCTGATAATTCTCCATCAGCAACGTGTGCCAAGCTGACACCATTGCATTAAGCAGAAAGTATGTAACATAGGACAGAGACCATCATTTTGAGCTTGAGAAGGAAAGTCCTGcctttaatttgaaataaaacatacagaCTAAGGTTATCAAGATAGCCTCATTAGCCACCTACGACTTTACTATtaaaatttgacttttttttagtCTTGTAATGATTTCAATCTGTAGTTCACATCAAAGCAGGTGAGCTCTCACTACCTAATGACTTTCTGGTGACACGTGTCTTGGCCACCTCACAGCCGTACGTGTCAGCAGGCGAGCGTAAGCTCTCTTCAGGCTTCCGAACCGACTTTTAACACAGCCACGTGGTTCAAACAGGCACACAAAAGtgggaatgtttttttctttccagctcttgTATGGCAATTAGTacttcagagcagcagaaatgccCAAGCAATGCTAAGCcactgcttttcaaagcagGAACTCTTGCTCCTCTGGTATTATTCTATTAAAACAACTTTACTTCTCTGCAAGCAAGTGCCCAATATAAGTGTAATTGTATTGTGTGATGGATGCTGGCTGAGTACAACAGTGACAGATGCATGCTGAAACTGTGTGAAAATTTTTGCAGCCAAAGCAAAACTGGCAAATGtttggctttcctccagcttAGCTCGCGGGTGCACGGTATCTGACGATTTAACTGCAATGTttacagcactgaaaagcagtTCTAGGCATGGTTCTTGTCAGCAGTGCGGAGCAGAAAGCATCTCTTATTTTGTTGACCTGTGTTGCCCCTCAAGTCTTAGAAaccctcttttatttttatttttccccactctGCCCTTGTCATACTTTTAGTCAAATGCTTAAGCAGGATGGAAAAGCCCTCTGCTTTGATCCCTTTGAAAGAGCACAGCTGTATAAAGTATTGGGCACTTTAATcccaaaactttatttttgcaCATAAATAGTGAGAAGTCACCTCTTGTATCTTCTCATCACctcttcagaaatgcttttttttctccacaaacaTTCACTTGCATCACAGGACAGCTATCAAGCATGACTGAAAAACATATTGTAAAGGAAAATgatgtgataaaaaaaaattctctcctAGCTGCAAAGATGAGGAGCAAAGGAGCAGAAGGTTCTGACCACCCTTTTGCATGGTGCCCTTCTCCTGCGGCACGTGCGGTAAGCGTGACTTCACACAATGGCATCTGTCCCAAGGTCACCTTcatctgcttgctttcccttgggggggcaggaagggagCTTCCCACTTCTGTGCAGTTCTGCAGTTGTGTGTCTTTGTCTGCATATTAAATACTAATTAAACCAGGCATAGGGAGGGTACTGGCCATAAATCATCGCTAATACAGCCCGCTCTCTGGCTTTTGTGGGGGGCGCAATGATGGTCTGGAGTAGCGGGTGGGTGGCCACACCTGCTCCAGGTGCAGCTTTGCCGTTTGCTGTCAAGAGTAATCAAAGGTCTATAAACAGCCTGAACTAGAATTTTGCTAATGTTTATACAAATTAAAATCTTGCAGATACTGGGCTCCTATGCTGTCTTCTGCTGCCCATGGCCCTTCCTcttgctcctgctgccctgtcTGGCACCCCAGCCATGGATGGAAGCAGGGGCAGAGTGCTGTTGGGAGGTTTGATGTGAAGGTGACTGACCAAAAGCAATTTTGCCCAAGTGCTCACTTTCCTGCCCATGAACAGGAGCCTGCGAGCCTGCCCACAGTCACCAGGGCAGTGCCGCAGGGACCTGGGGGAGAAAACCCCTAAACAGGGAAAGAACTGTAGTAGGAATGGCAGGACAAACCAAAGCATCGATACCTTCATGACCATTTCTCACCATCCCCACCGTTCCTGGTGTTTGCACTATTTCTGCCCTTAAGATCACAAATGACATACGCAACCAAAACAGTGTCTCCAGTCTTCCCATTCGGACCCAGAAGGTGAAGCAGAAGTGCATTCATGCCATGCCAATGTTGGTGCACCCCTGCAGAGAGCTGAGGCAGCCACCATGGGTCTGTCCTGTGGTCCAGAAATAACCAGAAAGCAGAGATGCAAACCAACCTCTCCATGCTGCATGGGCAAGAGGGTGACAATCCTCTtggaaaggcaggcagaggtggTACAGACAGCAGGAACCCTCCTAGGAGCATGTTTTCATAGCGATTCCTCTGGGAATTACGGAGCCGCAAGGTGCATGAGGTTCATTCCTATGGGACGGCCCTAGGATATCATGCACTTTGGGCCATACCTACCCAGAGGTGCTTAGGCAGTATGTTTATGGAAGCTTATAAGTGTTATACTAATACCCAGCATAAAGATAAAATGAAGACACGATAGATGATTTTGTTAATTGAACTATATACACAAGTCAACTTCAATGGAAATGATCAGCCAGAATTGGCCACATTAAATAGTCATTTTCCTTTACATCCTTTTTTCAGTGGCATCCTTAGAACAGAATGACGTCTTTTGGTGCATTTTCAATGggtctttcctgttcttttttcttagaATATCTTGCGTGGTCATAGAAATATATGATGATGATAGAAGCAATGTTCAGAAAAATGATGAGCAGCATGATCCAATATGAATATCCATAAGTGTGTACAGATTTGGTATGtgtctgcagaaaagaaaaacatccatTGGCCAGTTCTACAGACAGGCCGTTTTCCTCTATGCTCACGGGAAAAAGTATCATGACTGTAAGAATGAAGATTCCTagaaaacataaatacaaatgTTAGAGGTTAAAGTGTAGTACTGGTTATGTAGCTACTTGTAAATAGTCAAATTGTTTAGAATACCTGGACTAAGACAAGGATTAATCTAATATTTTCCATTAGCAAAATGCGAGGGCATTTAAAGAGCTTTTGTCCCGTCCAATAGTATCTGCCAGGTGTTTTGACATTGGCAGCTTTATCTTCTGCTAAAATTAATGGATTCTGACTGTGTGTTCTTAGAGCAGGccatttaatataatttttctccctgaatTTAATGCTGATGAGTATAATATATTTGCCCATTGGTTCATTTGCAGAATGCTTATTTGATATGAGCCCAAATTCCTGGGGTGTGCAGTATCACAACTGGATAAAAACCTCAGCAACATGGTCTGCATTCAGGGCTAGCCAACTTTCTTCAAGAGCTTAGACTTAGAAACCTTGTGTTCTTTCCAGCACAAATTATTCAATGACCCTGTGATGAGCCAAAATGAGATGTCCTATTAGATTTGTATCTGTTTCCTATAGCCTGAATGGAAGTGGAGTCTGGTTACTTTGACATTTAGCTATTAATGCTTTTACATCTCTTCTTTCACAGTGCTAATGGAGGTATAACCTCTAAACACCAGTGAAAGTATTTCTATTCCTTCCCTCTAGGTACACCATCCTACACAGGTCCACGCTGAAACAggttcaggtttttcttttcaggacaCTGGTAGGAGAATTAGGAACCCTCAAGATAGACTCAAACATCAAATCATGcatgatttttcttaaaaacatgcCCATGGCAAACTAGACTTCCAGGTCATAGCACTTACAGGGCTGTAAAAAGTAACCGCGATCATCAGTCAACATGAGGGTTGACTTTCTCACTAGTATTTATCTTGGCAAGCCCGTGGTCCTTTCATTTCAGGTCAAAGCTTGCAGATTCAGTGGGTGCTGGGCTCAGGAAATGAACAACTTTGTCATGTGATGAGACAACGATCTCCTTGTCTCCGAAGCTGAATAATTGTCTAACCTAGGCTTTTGCTCACTTTTGTTACCATGTTTCAGGGCATCCGCAGCTGTTCTGGCATCTGTCTTTGTGGGGGGATCTTAGCTACGGCTGGAGAAAAAGGGGATGGGTTCACCCCCCCACACCTGTTCTCGCTGTGATTAAGACTACATTCATCTACAGGATGCCCTTTCCACCAAGGTCCGATTTTGGCAAAGCTTGCAGTGTGtgtccccaggaaagcaggatgctgctggggacacGGCTGAAGGGAGAGCAAGCTGCCGGGGGAGATCTGAAAACCTTTTGAAGGACAAAATGTCCATGCTGAAGTACTCTGTAATCAGatgtctttaaagaaaaatttccaaGTACAAACCTATTATTAGAGGCGTGCATAATCCCCTTAAGACAGACAGAGTGTGAGAGCTGCAGTCCTTACCGGAGCAGGACGAGGAGGGTAGGACGGTGCGCTGGGAGTGCACAGCTCAAGCCTGCCAGGTGAACCAGGGGTTACACctccagggagctgctggacaCAGTTCAGGTCTCTAACGACTCAGCCTCTctaccatgatttttttttttttctgcttagggaatgttaaaatatattttgatctGTGAAAGGGTTTTTCTTTGAGGAGGAAATAAATTTTGCTGTGACTCAGTCCTCCTAACTGCTGCCTCCCCATGCTCATGCTGCTGTGCATGTATTTGATTCAACACATTTTTTGGAGATGAACTAGAGTCTATCCTATAGATTAGACCTTAGAGGCCTAATTTGGTAAGTAGGTAACCTAGCAACAAATATGCTACAAATACCATAAAATAGTAACGTAAGGTCTTAAAGAGTTTACAAATGGCACTGAGTCATACCCAGTGCATACTTATCTGTTACGGTTTCATTCTGTATTTGTCAGCTTACCCCCTGCTTCTCAATATGCATCACGCATAAAATGATGCTACACCTTTGGgggctttttcatttccatttttgcaCCAGTGAATCCAGACTCCCACTAATTGATGGTATTGCTTCaagtaaataatattattttactgGTACTTAAAAGATAGTTTTCAGGTATCCCAGcagttaaaaaccaaaaccaactgcACAGAATGTTTTTCCAAGTGTTTCCTTTTACACTTATACATTCCTTAATCTTGGAATTAATGAGAATACATAGTATTCTTCTGTATGCTGGTCAGCATGCGACACATTACTCACCGCACAAGGAATTCCAAGTGTAGATTCCAGTGGCTCCCAAAAACGTCTGGTAGGGATTACTGACAGCATTAGTGCAGGTAAATCCAGAACTCAGAAGGGAACTCAGTAAACCGAGAACCAGAATCACAATAATCGCAGTGATCATGCTTTTTGCCTTGGTGTTGCTCAGGTTATCTGCAACTGAAATACAGCGGCTCAGCATCAATAATCAACCTTCCCACCTCAGTCTGGTGGCCTCGGACCGCCTCATGACTTACTGACATGGCTGTAATTAAGAGCTAATAACCAGAGATTTGGCTGATCTGTAGAGATCAGGATGTAGAAGGTACAGTAGGTTTCGACACAGCACACGAACCCAAATCCAAAATGCGGTGACAGTACATTAGGCTGAAATAAGTGCATGTCTGCTAATCCTGCAGGCACACAAACTTTCCCAGGCATCGGGTTGGGAAGTAAACTTCTCTTCCTTAAtaattctgtaaatatttcctCTCAACATGGGCAGGCAGAAATTTTATGCCTAAATCAGATCAGAAAACGAGGCGTTCCTCTGCCCATTGTTTCTGAGATGTCTGGTAACTTCCACAGGTGCCTATTTAAAACTTGGCTCCCATTGTAGATGAGTTCCTCTTAATATAGCAGCAACCCCTCATCTGGAATAAATTCCACAGAGGGAACAGCTTCCAAAAGTCCAGCAAAGCCATTAGCCTGGCAGGGGCAGGTGCAGGTAGGACTGCCGTAGCTGAGCAGAGGCACTCACGCACGGCCAAGGCATGGTTGTGCTGGTCTTCATATCCTGACTAGACCTATCTCCACATCccgcagaaaaaaaaaaaaaaattatggcgGAGGCAGTACTTGCtcccttcttttaaaagaaaggagcaactcctgctttgttttcacCGGGAGGACGGGGTGCCTGGGGTGCTGTGACTCCCGAGGAGCTGCGCTTCGTGCTCCGcgctgctggccctgggctcGGGGAGGGGACGAACACGGGCTCCCGAGCTGCCGGCTCGGCTCTcgggctctgctccccaggtCTCCACTCCTAAGGCCATGTGACAAGTTGCTGAGCATCCTGGCACCTCTCCTTTTTGCTCCAGCTTACTACGGTTGGTGCCCAGATTGTTGCTTgctgtgctttctgcagctATGTGTGCGGCTGGCTATGTAGGCATGGCACGTATACTCAACCCCTTCAGGACTGTTgtaaattttattgtttttgccTAAATCCTTCTAGTTATTTGATATCTTGTTtataataaaagacaaaaatttgaATGCAATATACTCCAAGTGTAATTGCAGTATAGCTGTGTTGAAATAcaatattttcctcctttcaatTTAAAGATTGAAAAGGCAGCTATAATGTGCCTGTGGGTGCCTTACCCTAtaacaaatacaacaaaaatgttttcaagctCTGTTGAAATGAGTGTTGTGATAGACAGCCATCTGTAGGAAAacttcctttctgtgctgcttttaatAC
Proteins encoded in this region:
- the CLRN3 gene encoding clarin-3, with product MPSRRKTATFTSAFFTCLCSFVMICVVLATQHWMSSEIRFSGTNSSVTISLTYGLFSGTCEQFVDVGLQISEKTFQVADNLSNTKAKSMITAIIVILVLGLLSSLLSSGFTCTNAVSNPYQTFLGATGIYTWNSLCGIFILTVMILFPVSIEENGLSVELANGCFSFLQTHTKSVHTYGYSYWIMLLIIFLNIASIIIIYFYDHARYSKKKEQERPIENAPKDVILF